Proteins encoded in a region of the Carnobacterium divergens genome:
- a CDS encoding cysteine-rich KTR domain-containing protein → MCPICGNKTRLKMREDTELKNFPLFCPKCRQEILIEITKFRITVITEPDAKTQSR, encoded by the coding sequence CTGTGCCCTATATGTGGCAATAAGACCCGTTTAAAAATGAGGGAAGATACTGAATTAAAAAATTTCCCTCTATTTTGTCCTAAATGCAGACAAGAAATTTTAATTGAAATAACGAAGTTTAGAATAACTGTAATTACAGAGCCAGACGCAAAGACGCAGAGCCGATAA